The genome window GTACTACTCGAGCGCCACGGCGCGATGGCTCTCGCCAGACTGGGCTGCGAAGGCGGCGGCGGTGCCATACGCTGACTTTGGTAATCCGCAGAGCCTGAACCTGTATGGATACGTGGGAAACAACCCACTTGCACGCGCCGACTCTGACGGTCACTGCTGCGACCTTGATGATGTCATGAACTTCGCTGGAGGCGCGGCAAACGCATATGGCAGTGATAATCTTCTGGGAGCAGGAAGGGTTGATCAGACCACAGGCGCCGGAAAGATGGGCGCGGCGTTCGGAGATGCTGCCGCGACAGTACAAGGGGCTGGCGAGGTGCTGTTCGGCGGTGGTGGCGAGGTCGCCGGCGTAGTGCTGGATGCGACCGGAGTAGGCGCGGTGGTGGGCGTGCCAGTAAACGTCGTCTCGGCTGGAGTCATTGCGCATGGTGCTACGACTGCTGTCATTGGATCTGCGCACCTATTCAAGACTTCCAATGACTCCGCCGGATCGACAGGCACGGATAAAAAACCACATGGAAATACGGCTGGTGAGCAGCCTGCAGAGTTGTATAAACGTTATGACAAGGACGGCAATCTTGAAAAGCATGGCGTGAGCCAGGACGTGAACAAGCGATATACCAAGAGTGAGTTGAACGGAGGAAAGGTTGTTGTAACGGATCGAGGTCCAAGGAATGAGATGCTCGCGAAAGAGAGACAACGGGTCGAACGAAATCCCGGGCCGCTGAACAAAGAACCCTGGGCAGGGAAGAAGCAGAAAAAGACTAACTAGTTTGTCGTTCCCAATGCTCAAGGCAACGGTGACACTCGCAGAGCAAGTCGGAGGCGAAGACGCCGCCGAGTACACAAGTTCTCATATATTGGAACTGCGCAAGCTTCTTGAGGAATCGTGCCAAGGGCCATATAGCCCAGAGGTTGACGAGTTCGCCCTTGTTCTCCGCATTGATGGCGATATTCAACAGTTTGACTTTGAGGGTTGTCAGCGGATTCGGCGATCCTTGAAGGAGCGATACATCACCACCGATCTGGGAGTTCCGTTCTGGAGGTGGAAAGGGGTTCCAGCCGCGAGGTTTCGAGCTTGGCTCGCGAGAACCGTCAAGACAGGTTTGATCTGCTGCATCCAGCGACTAGAGCGGGACAAGACACCGATAGATCGGAACCGCCTTCTTACGGACTACCGAGTGGTCGAAGCAAAGTTCTTAGGACATATTACGTGAGGGCGGGTGGCCCAGACAATGGGTGCCCCACACAAGCCGGTTTTGCTTGTGTGGGGAAAGGGGTCTTGTTCCGGCAACCTCTTGAACGACGGCGGCCCCTACAGTTCGACTTATGACGCCGAGAACCGCATCTCGGCGTATTCGTCCGCCGCGTACACCTACGACGGCGACGGCAAGCGCGTCAAGAAGTCCACCGGGACGCTCTACTGGACGGGCACCGGCTCGGACGCGCTGCTGGAAACGGATCTTGCCGGAACGGCCACCGCCGAATACATCTTCTTCGGCAGGAAGCGGATCGCGCGCGTCGACCTGCCGGCAGCGACCGTCCACTACTACTTCTCGGACCATCTCGGCTCGCACAGCGTCGTAACCAGCGCCAACGGCACCACCATCGAGCAGGAAGCGGACTACTATCCGTTCGGCGGCGAACGCGTCGTCACCGCCGGCCCGAACAAATACAAGTTCACCGGCAAAGAACGGGATGCCGAAAGCGGGCTGGACTACTTCGGCGCACGCTACTACGCGTCCGCGGCTGCGCGATGGCTCTCACCCGACTGGGCGGCGAAAGCAACAGCGGTGCCGTACGCAGATTTCGGCAACCCCCAAAGCCTGAACCTGTACGGATATGTCGGGAACAACCCGCTTGCACATGCCGATTCTGATGGGCACTGCTGCGCGCCGTATGAGCTTGCCAACTACATTGACTCCAAAATCAATGCCGGAGTCGGCTACGCTCAGAACAAGGCAGTAAACTCAGGCAGCCCAGCGCTAGCGGCGACGACAACGTTTGTTGTGGGCAGCACAGGGGCCGTAGGACAAGGCTTTACGAATATGCTGCGAACCGGAGAGAGCGTTGGTTCACTTCCCAGCGGCGCAAGCGGAACACAGATACTCAATGCCGTTGCGGAAGAAGGTGGCCGAATAGGTGGAACGATCCTCGCTGTCGTGGCGGTTGCTGGTCCGAAGGCCCCTGCGTCAGCAGAATCTGGTGCCCAAGTCGCTGGCGAAATAGGCAGGAATCGGGTCACGATGGATAACGGAAGCCAGGTTGATTTAGCTGGCAAGCCTCACGCAGGTGTTGATACCCCGCACATCAAGGATCCGATCTTTAACACGAATCCAGCCACCGGCCAAGTGTTCCAAAATAAATTCGGCCCAGTAAGACCAGCTACCGTCGGCGACGTGAATGCAGCGGCAAAAACAGCGGGTGGAACGCCGCCGGTCGGCATGCCGCCCCCACTGCCTGTGCCGAAGAAGAGTAAGGACTGACTATGTGCAATTTCATCTTCGTCGGGTACCTGATTCAAGAGCCGTACTGGAAAACGTGGCCCAAGCGAGAGGGATATCGAGTCGCCTCCATCGAGCGAGAGTGGCATCCCCAATTCAACAGGTTTCAATGGAACAAAGTTGATGGTGTTGACAATCCAACTCGGTTCTTGACTGAGCTACCGCAGCTTGAGAGCCTTTCGTTGGAACCACACGATTGCAGGTCTGTCTTTCACAAACAGTGTCCGGGCTGGGTCATCTCCGGCTATTCGTTCCCGCGCGACTTCGTCGAGGAGGAAACGATGACTTCGACTGATGGCAAAGCAACGATTCACGAGTTTGGATACGCCTTGACGATGAAGCGTAGTGAAGATGGTCTGAAACTCCTCGGCTACGAAGTGCTGGACGCGGAAGACACCTTTCTTTCCATCCTCAACGACTGCGATTACACGGTCGAGCAGGTGCGCGAGATGGCAGGCCCGTTGAATGAATACAGCCTGTTTTCTTCCATCGAAGACGCGGAACGGTTCAAAGAAGCGATCAAAACTGATCCCGCCAACCCGAAGATCATCCCTGACCACAACCGAGGCGTGATCGCGCAGGTATGGGGCCGAGAGTAGGGCGGGTGGCCGAGACAAATGGGTGCCCCACCTTTTCGCGTCCGCGAAAGCCGGGTGCCCCACATGAATGTGGGTGGCCCATACAAGCGTCCGCTTGTGTGGGAGGAAGGATCCCGACGCCCTTCGAAATCTGATCCCTTCCTCGCTGCCGCAGGCCGACGCGCAGCCAAGCGCAGCGTCCACAGGTCCAAGGCTCCCACACAAGCAAAACCGGCTTCCGCTGTGGGGCACCCATGTAGGAGGATTATCGCTATGCGAGCTTTGTCTGGGCCACCCGCCAGGGTATCGAGAGAACTCAAGATCTCAGGAAACAACTCGATACGACCAAGGGCAAAACTGAGCGTGACCACATAAAGGAAGAATTGCAAAAGGAAATAGACAAACTTAAGAATCACGACAAAGACTTAAGTAAGAAACCGAAGAAGCCCGAGAAATCGTAGAGGACGAACAATGCCAAAGAAGGTGCGCGGAAATCAATTGGAATTCCTCGCGAGCGTGCACGAGCTTGCCTCATCGTACGTGCGGCGACGTTTCTCCCAACTGCCGCCGACTGAGCAAATTGCGGTACGACGCATGGCGCTTCGAGTCTTGCAGGATCGCAAGATGAAGAGGGATGAAAAGCTCAGGGATGGCGCAGTCCGGTTCATCGTAGCCTTGTTACCGAAGACTCTTCCGCTTGTTCGAAGATTGTTAGCTGATCGTTCCTCGCCACTGTGGTATGAGGTGCACTTCATGATTTTTGCTTCCTTAGACAAGGGTGACTTCGACAGATCCGGTCAGGCCTCAGTGCTGAGGCTGGTACATGACTACTTGTCTGCGATCAATAGCGACGCTGGATCTGCGGCCTGGAAGGCGGGTGATTTGCTGGGCGATGAATGGTTTAGCCATGAAACGGAGAAACTTCTTCAAAGTTTACTCCTTAATGCGAACCATCCTGCCGGAAGGAGGGCAGCTCTACATGGCATCGAGCACGCACTGAATCATAAGCCCCGTGCTAGCCGGGATCGTTTGTTTGCTTTGGTTCGTCAAGCCGCTAGCCATGACCGGAGCGCGGTAGTACGGCGCGATGCAGCCTTGGCACTAAGGGGCGTTGGTTGCGGTCCATCCATGTAGTTTCGGGGCGGGTGCCGGGTGCCCCACCCAAACTCTCGGCGGTGGCGGGTAGCCCAGGCAATGGGTGGCCCACTCAAGCGTCCGCTTGTGTGGGAGGATAGAGTCCACGATTTCGCTTTACTTTCGCCCTACCATGCGCTAACCTCGTCTCGTCCGTCCCACGCCGGACAGTCTGTTCTTTCTCATCAGCGTCTGACCAGGGCCCGGATAATCTGTCAGATTCCGCTCAGATTGCGCGTCTTAAGTCCTTTGTTTCTACAAATCAAACAGATTTCGACCCTCGCCTGTCTCGCTGCAACCACGAAATCTCGGCGAGACCTCGCTAAAGTCTCGCCGAGACCGAACCGAGACCGGACCGAGACCTTTCCCGCTAATCAGTTGAAAAGACTCGGAGGGGTACAAGGGGGGAAGGGCGATACGGTCGCTACTGCGGTGGACGGGGGTTTGGTTACTTGGAGCATGGGTTACTTGGAGCGTGGGTTACTTGGAGCGTGGGTTACTTCAGGAGTGTCACTTACACCATCGTCCGTGTAGAGAAAAGTTTGGTGGACCTGGTCGGGATCGAACCGACGACCTCTTCCATGCCATGGAAGCGCGCTCCCAGCTGCGCCACAGGCCCACTCGAGGAAGGAACAACCTTTCTATTCTCGCTGACGCTTTCGGCTTAGTCAAACCGCGCACATCCGCGTGCTAGCGCATGGTGGCCACGATGGCGCGGAACTCGGACGCAGCGCGCAGGCGATCAAAGTTCTTGTCCGCATCGACGTGTTGCCGGTCATGAAAGCCCAACTCCACCGCGCGGCGCAAGGACTCGAGCGCGCGCCCCTTATCCTTCGCGGCTGCCCACGCTGAGGCGACCTCATACGCCAGCGTGGGATCGGGCGCCACGGCTGCCGCGGCGACTTCGAGGAACGCGGCGGCGAGCTCGGGCTTGTTCGCGCGCGCCAGCCGCTGGCTGGTCTCGTAGGTCTGCGCAAACACCTGGCCCAGCGCACGCCGCAGCACGGCCAAGTCTTCGCCCGCGGTCGCGTGCAAACGCTTGGCGCGCAGCGCCGCCACGTCGCGGCGCGCGTCGCTGAGATCCTGCTCGCGGTCCTCAGTCTCCGTCTCCGCGGTGTTGAGCAGCAGCGAAAGATGCCGGGTAAGGTCGGATTGCCGCTTGCGCTCCGCCGTCTCGAGGGCGGTGAGTGGCGGGACGCCGGCGTCTCGCGCTCCGGCGTCGAGCCACGCCACCGCTTGCATGGCAAGCTCGGGCGGCGCCCACTGGTGTGCGCCCTCGAAGATGGCGACGCGCGCGATGGGCAGGCTGCGGGCGGCATCGAGCACGTCAAAATAATTGAAGTCGTACTTGCCCACGGTAAAGAAAAAAGCGGGCAGATGCTTGCGCTGCTCGGGGGAGAGTCCGTCGGGCAGTCCGGCGCCGCAGGCGATCACCGCGCGGATGCAGTCGTGGCAGAGGAAGCCGGCCAGGCCGGCCATGCGCGCCCCGCCGGAGAAGCCCGCCGCATAGACGCGCGCCGGATCGAGCGGGAAGCGTTGCTGCACGTCGGCCATCATGGCGGTGGCCGCGGTCGTTTGCTCGCGCCGCGGACCGTTGCGCGAATCGTTCGAGCCGGCGACGATGTATCCGTACTTCTCTGCCGCCTCACGAAACAGCTCGACCGGGACTTTGCCGCGCGCGGCGGGATCGAAGGCGAAGATGACCGGCCACTGCCGCTTGGGCGTGTACGCGGATGGCAGGTAGAGAGGGTAAGACTGCGCGGGATCGGAGAGCGTGCCGACGCGGTCCATCACCTGGCCGGCAACGATCTTTGGGGGAGCGCCTTGCGCGGCAGGCGGAACCGCTTGCGGGCCGAGCGTCTGCGCCGCCGGCGCGCCGGCGAAGAAGGTGAGGACGAGAGCGCTAATCGCCCACGGCAGCGATGGCCGCGGGCGCAAAGACGTCGGATTGTTCGACCGCAACGCCATCCTTGAAGCTTACCGTGTGGCCGCTGATCGCGGGAACCCTTGCGCCGGGAACGATGATGCCGACGAGGTTCAGCGGATCGGCGGCGGAGACGGTGACGGTCTCGCCCTTCGGCTCGAGATTCCTCAAAGCGCGCAGCGAATCCACTGCGACGGGCAGGGCGAACTGTTCGCCGGTGAAGCCGGTGACGAACCTGCCACCGCGTATCTCGCCACGGTCTTCTAGACGCCGCAGCGCGATGAGAAGTTCCCGCCAGGTGGGCACGACCGATTCGCGCGCGAGCAAGTCGCGGAAGACCACGCCGTAGCGACCGAGCAGCATGCGGGCGGCAGCCTCGATCTGCTTCGACTTTTCCTGCGGCGGATCGACGAACAGCAGCGCCCAGCGTCCGGAAGTATGGCGCGGGCGCGAGGTCTTGCCGTGTCCCTGTCCGGAACGGCGCTTGGGGTCGATGAGGGCGCGCAGGTTGTCGAAACTGTCGGCGGTGATCAGCCCGGCGGCGACCAGCTCCCAGAGCGCGGTCTCGACCTCGGACTTCAGCTTGCCGGTGCCGCGGACGATGTCGGCGAAGAACGATGCGCCGCGCCGCTTGAGCAGCGCATGCACATCGCGCGCGCCTTGGGAGAGCCCACGCAGTTCGGCCATATCGTCGGAGCGGCGCGAGCTGATCGTCATCCAGTCTGATTCCTCGCGGATGAAGAAGGTGATGGGCGCGACCGAGGTGGGGACGACGCGGCGCTGTCCGCTGGCCGTCTCCTCGAGGGTTGCCGGATGCGGCGAGAGCCTGCCCCATCCCACCGCGCCGGTGAGCGACAGCTGGTCGAGGAATTTGGGATCGTAGTTGCCGACGCGGCGCGCCAGCACGTGGCGCTCCCACGCGTTGGCGGAGATCTCGAAGCCCTGCAACTGGCGCAACGCTTCCAGCGTGCCACGCTCGCCGAGCAACTGCGAGCCCGGGGCAACGTGCTGCCAGCGCGCCAGCCAGCGCATGAACGTGGCCGCGGTGACGGGCTCGATCTGCTTGCGCAGCTTGCCAACGGTGAGCCGATGGATGCGCGCGAGCAGCCGGCGCTCCGACCACTGGGTTTCATTCTCGTGTGAAGACGGCGCCAGCGCCGTCTCTACCGGGAGATAGTTCCCGCGCAACACCAGGCCGGCGGCCTCGAGACGCAGCAGGGCTTTCTCGATCTCGCTCGTGGCGATGCCGGTGAGGCGCGCCAGCACGGATGCGGTAGTCGGGCCGAGGTGCGAGACCCAGCCGCGGATGGCGTCGTAGATAACGTCCTCGAGCGCCGGCTCGGCGGCTTCGATGGCTGGGAGCTCGGCTTCGAACCGTGCCGCAGGGAAGAGCCGCGCAAAAGATTTTGTCCGCTCCGCCGCGACCCAGTAGGGCGTGCCATTCACATGTGCGCGCGTGGCGCGCCGGTCGGCGCGCAAGCGCTCGAAGTGCGCCGACCACATCTGCACGACCGGCGGATGATCCGCGACCGAAGTATTCTCCGGCAGCGCGACGAGATTCTGCAGTGTCTCGCTGAGTTTGTCGGCGTCGCGGACTTCCGGCCATGCGTCGTGCTGCACCTCGGCGATGGCGGCGGGATCGAGCAGCCCCACTTCCTTGAGCACCGACTCGGGCAGCGAGCGGCGCATCTCCACGGCGCGGGCGCGTCGCTCTTCGAGCGGAGCATCGTCGAGGTAGGCGTAAGGGTTGGCGTTGAGGATCTCGTGCGAAAAGACTGACGGGAGGGGCGTATCGACGGCCAGCGTCTCGATCGCCCCGCTCAGGATGTTCGCGATCACACGCGTGACGCCGTCGAGGTCCATCGCCTCGGTGAGGACATCCTTCATCACTTCCTGCACCAGCGGGTGCGCGGGGATCTCGATGTCGCCCTCGATGTTGTCCTGGCAAGCGGCCGCCTGCGGGAAAGCGGCGGCGAGCAGGTCGTCGGCCCGCATGCGCTGCAGCTGCGGTGGCACTTTCTTGCCGTTCTGGAAGCGCAGCAGCGCGAGGGCGCGACCGGCGTCCCAGCGCCAGCGCGTGCCAAAGAGCGGCGAGACGAGCGCGGCCTGCTCCAGCGTTTCTTTGAGCGTGTTGGGATGCAGGAAGTGGAAGACGTCGCCGAGCGGAAAGCTGTGCTGGTCACTCAGTGAGATATTGAGGCCGTTGTCGGTGGCGGCAGCTTGAAGTTCGAAGTTGAACGAGCGACAAAACTTTTTGCGCAGCGCGAGTCCCCAGGCCTTGTTGATGCGCGCGCCGAAGGGAGCATGGATCACGAGCTGCATCCCGCCACTCTCATCGAAGAAGCGCTCGGCGATCACCCGGGTCATGGTCGGGACGGCGCCGAGGATGGCGCGTCCCTCGACCACGTACTTGATGATCTGCTCGGCGCCGGCATCGTTCACGCCTGTCTCTTCTTTCAGCCACGCGGTGGTAGCGGCGACTTCGGCGTTCGCCTGGTCGACGAATCCGGGGACCACGTTGGGCGTGCGGTCGCTCACTTCCTGGCGCAGATCCCCGATCTGCGCGCTGAGTTCTGCGGTGCGTCCGGGAGCTTCGCCGAGCCAGAAGGGAACTCCCGGAGGCGCGCCGTGCGCGTCTTCTACGAAGACGCGTCCGGTCTCGATCTTGCGGATGCGCCACGAGGTGTTGCCGAGCAGAACGACGTCACCGGCGAGCGATTCGACGGCGAAATCCTCATCGAGGGTTCCAACGACGGTGCCTTCCGGCTCGGCGATCACGGTGAAGAGTGCATTTTCCGGGATGGCGCCGCCCGAGGTGATGGCGGCAAGGCGGGCGCCGCGGCGTCCGCGAAGAAGTTTGTTCACCTTGTCGCGATGGACGTAGGCGCCGTACTGTCCGCGCCGGGCCGCGATGCCTTCCGACACCATGGTGAGGATGGCATCGAATTGGTCGCGCGTGAGCTCGCGGTAGGGATGCGCGCGGCGGACGAGCGCGAAGAGCGCGTCCTCATCCCACTCTTCGACGGCGCACATCGCGATGATCTGCTGCGCCAGGATGTCGAGTGGAGCGTCCGGGACCATGAGCCGATCGAGGTCACCCTGGTGGATGGCGCGTATGGTCGCGGCGAGCTCGACCAGCTCATCGCGCGTGGTGGGGAAGAGCCGGCCTTTGGGGACGGCGCCACGCCAGTGGCCGGCGCGCCCGATGCGTTGCAGCGCTCCGCCGATGGAGCGCGGCGTGCCGATGTGGATGACCAGGTCGACGAAGCCGATATCGATGCCGAGCTCGAGCGACGCCGTGGCCACCAGCACCGCGACCTCGCCGGCCTTGAGTTTCTTTTCTGCTTCGAGGCGCAGCTTGCGCGAGAGCGAGCCATGATGCGCGGCGACGGCGCCTTCTCCCATGCGTTCTTCGAGGTTGTGGGAGACGCGCTCGACCAGACGGCGCGTGTTGACGAAGAGCAAGGTGGAGCGGTGCTGGCGTGCGAGCTCGACGACGCGGTCGTAAAGCTCTCCCCACATATCGTTCGAAGCGACCGGCCCGAGCTCGCTGGGC of Acidobacteriota bacterium contains these proteins:
- a CDS encoding polymorphic toxin type 24 domain-containing protein is translated as MNDGGPYSSTYDAENRISAYSSAAYTYDGDGKRVKKSTGTLYWTGTGSDALLETDLAGTATAEYIFFGRKRIARVDLPAATVHYYFSDHLGSHSVVTSANGTTIEQEADYYPFGGERVVTAGPNKYKFTGKERDAESGLDYFGARYYASAAARWLSPDWAAKATAVPYADFGNPQSLNLYGYVGNNPLAHADSDGHCCAPYELANYIDSKINAGVGYAQNKAVNSGSPALAATTTFVVGSTGAVGQGFTNMLRTGESVGSLPSGASGTQILNAVAEEGGRIGGTILAVVAVAGPKAPASAESGAQVAGEIGRNRVTMDNGSQVDLAGKPHAGVDTPHIKDPIFNTNPATGQVFQNKFGPVRPATVGDVNAAAKTAGGTPPVGMPPPLPVPKKSKD
- a CDS encoding DEAD/DEAH box helicase, with protein sequence MSVPSIPAALQWAHPLVQEWFVAKFGTPTEPQEQGWPHILAGRTTLISAPTGSGKTLAAFLVMIDRLVRKALAGGLEDRTEVLYISPLKALGNDIQKNLEAPLGEIMQMAHDRGLLMPVIRTAVRTGDTLQSERRAMLRRPPHILVTTPESFYILLTAESSRKILKDVETVIVDEIHAVADDKRGAHLTLSLERLEALAAKPLTRIGLSATQKPLELVAHFLTGSGRPDPVVVNIGHQRTLDIAIEVPPSELGPVASNDMWGELYDRVVELARQHRSTLLFVNTRRLVERVSHNLEERMGEGAVAAHHGSLSRKLRLEAEKKLKAGEVAVLVATASLELGIDIGFVDLVIHIGTPRSIGGALQRIGRAGHWRGAVPKGRLFPTTRDELVELAATIRAIHQGDLDRLMVPDAPLDILAQQIIAMCAVEEWDEDALFALVRRAHPYRELTRDQFDAILTMVSEGIAARRGQYGAYVHRDKVNKLLRGRRGARLAAITSGGAIPENALFTVIAEPEGTVVGTLDEDFAVESLAGDVVLLGNTSWRIRKIETGRVFVEDAHGAPPGVPFWLGEAPGRTAELSAQIGDLRQEVSDRTPNVVPGFVDQANAEVAATTAWLKEETGVNDAGAEQIIKYVVEGRAILGAVPTMTRVIAERFFDESGGMQLVIHAPFGARINKAWGLALRKKFCRSFNFELQAAATDNGLNISLSDQHSFPLGDVFHFLHPNTLKETLEQAALVSPLFGTRWRWDAGRALALLRFQNGKKVPPQLQRMRADDLLAAAFPQAAACQDNIEGDIEIPAHPLVQEVMKDVLTEAMDLDGVTRVIANILSGAIETLAVDTPLPSVFSHEILNANPYAYLDDAPLEERRARAVEMRRSLPESVLKEVGLLDPAAIAEVQHDAWPEVRDADKLSETLQNLVALPENTSVADHPPVVQMWSAHFERLRADRRATRAHVNGTPYWVAAERTKSFARLFPAARFEAELPAIEAAEPALEDVIYDAIRGWVSHLGPTTASVLARLTGIATSEIEKALLRLEAAGLVLRGNYLPVETALAPSSHENETQWSERRLLARIHRLTVGKLRKQIEPVTAATFMRWLARWQHVAPGSQLLGERGTLEALRQLQGFEISANAWERHVLARRVGNYDPKFLDQLSLTGAVGWGRLSPHPATLEETASGQRRVVPTSVAPITFFIREESDWMTISSRRSDDMAELRGLSQGARDVHALLKRRGASFFADIVRGTGKLKSEVETALWELVAAGLITADSFDNLRALIDPKRRSGQGHGKTSRPRHTSGRWALLFVDPPQEKSKQIEAAARMLLGRYGVVFRDLLARESVVPTWRELLIALRRLEDRGEIRGGRFVTGFTGEQFALPVAVDSLRALRNLEPKGETVTVSAADPLNLVGIIVPGARVPAISGHTVSFKDGVAVEQSDVFAPAAIAAVGD